Proteins encoded by one window of Erythrobacter sp.:
- a CDS encoding SDR family oxidoreductase, whose product MTTYAVTGASGKLGRLVLAELLDMVEPDEIVALARDTSKLADVAAKGVEVRRADYGDVASLDAALAGVDRLLLISGNEVDKRVEQHQAVIDAAGRAGVQFIAYTSILHAPESPIGLAKGHRATEAALAASEVPHSLLRNGWYNENFTGALAAQIEAGVIYGSQGDGRISSAARDDYAIAAAQVLVNADGGEVLELAGDASWTMDDFAAELSKQSGKPVVYEDLPPEDYAALLETQGLPAPIAAMLADSAFATSKGALEDYSKTLSEIIGDHTIPVSITINQALANG is encoded by the coding sequence ATGACGACATATGCGGTAACCGGAGCTTCGGGCAAATTGGGTCGGCTGGTGCTGGCCGAATTGCTGGACATGGTCGAGCCGGACGAAATCGTGGCACTGGCGCGCGATACTTCCAAGCTGGCGGACGTGGCGGCGAAGGGGGTGGAAGTGCGGCGCGCGGATTACGGCGATGTCGCCTCGCTCGATGCGGCGCTGGCTGGCGTGGACCGGCTGCTGCTGATTTCAGGTAATGAGGTGGACAAGCGGGTAGAGCAGCATCAGGCGGTGATCGACGCGGCGGGCCGCGCGGGTGTGCAGTTCATCGCGTACACCTCGATCCTCCATGCGCCCGAATCGCCAATCGGCCTCGCCAAGGGGCACCGTGCCACAGAGGCTGCGCTCGCCGCCAGCGAGGTGCCGCACAGCCTGCTGCGCAATGGCTGGTACAACGAGAATTTCACCGGCGCACTCGCCGCGCAGATCGAAGCCGGGGTGATCTACGGATCGCAGGGCGACGGGCGGATTTCCTCCGCCGCGCGCGACGATTACGCGATTGCCGCCGCGCAGGTGCTGGTCAATGCCGATGGCGGCGAAGTGCTCGAACTGGCGGGCGATGCCAGCTGGACGATGGACGATTTCGCCGCCGAACTGAGCAAGCAGAGCGGCAAGCCGGTGGTCTATGAAGACTTGCCGCCGGAAGACTACGCCGCGCTGCTCGAAACGCAGGGCCTGCCCGCCCCAATCGCCGCGATGCTGGCGGACAGTGCCTTTGCCACCAGCAAGGGCGCGCTGGAGGATTACTCCAAGACACTGAGCGAAATCATCGGCGATCATACCATTCCGGTCTCGATCACCATAAACCAAGCCCTCGCGAATGGCTGA
- a CDS encoding MFS transporter, which produces MPLDPPPVSSTPAAGNDDRISRYGWHAIILMSAAQMMSLLDRQILAILAQDIRTDLDIGDAEMGLLYGTVFALFYALFSLPLGRLVDGWVRTKLLAICLAGWSFFAGLAAFASGFTLLAISRLGVGIGEGATQPAANSILFDSLPKSRRGLAMGGLGVGLALGLGLSMALGGIAAEWWDLRYSEGGAPLGFRGWQFAFLVAALPGFPLAWLIYRLREPTRGAMDGIVTKPDPAPFKASAGVLAAVTPAANWYFLWRHDAGARQWAINLGGLALILAVCATMVQVTGAFSPRPPLDFGSFTLNPHVLQWSVMAFGAFVVLNLFQSFKLTDKPTYHVALNPSLILLMVVGGLQTAINYGIMGFTPSLLIRKFELTTAEAGVQFGLLSALLATIGALVAGPLTDLLGKKLGGRGMIWLVLLSLGLSPFAGLWTFSAETTGEFYTRYVVYSLILTLWLPPTYTLILGLVLPRMRGIMFSTYLIIMTLLGQGLGPYVVGIVSDRNGGDLARAIMAINWVAPVIALLLVVVMLRYKKDEASVIDRARRGGEEL; this is translated from the coding sequence ATGCCGCTGGATCCGCCGCCGGTTTCTAGTACTCCGGCGGCGGGTAATGACGACCGCATTTCCCGCTACGGCTGGCACGCTATCATTCTTATGAGCGCGGCGCAGATGATGAGCCTGCTCGACCGGCAGATCCTCGCCATCCTCGCGCAGGATATCCGCACCGACCTCGACATCGGCGATGCGGAAATGGGGCTGCTCTACGGCACGGTCTTCGCGCTGTTCTATGCGCTGTTCTCGTTACCGCTGGGGCGGCTGGTAGACGGCTGGGTGCGCACGAAGCTGCTTGCGATCTGCCTTGCGGGCTGGAGCTTCTTTGCCGGGCTTGCCGCCTTTGCATCCGGCTTTACCCTGCTGGCGATTTCGCGGCTGGGCGTGGGCATCGGCGAAGGGGCGACGCAGCCTGCTGCCAACTCGATCCTGTTCGACAGCCTGCCCAAGAGCCGCCGCGGTCTGGCGATGGGCGGCCTCGGCGTGGGACTCGCGCTGGGACTCGGCTTGTCGATGGCGCTGGGCGGGATTGCCGCCGAATGGTGGGACCTGCGCTATTCAGAAGGCGGCGCTCCGCTGGGGTTCCGGGGCTGGCAATTCGCCTTCCTTGTTGCCGCACTGCCGGGTTTCCCGCTCGCCTGGCTGATCTACCGCCTGCGCGAACCGACGCGCGGAGCGATGGACGGGATCGTCACCAAGCCTGATCCCGCGCCTTTCAAAGCCAGCGCGGGCGTGCTCGCCGCAGTGACCCCCGCAGCCAACTGGTATTTCCTCTGGCGGCACGATGCCGGGGCGCGGCAGTGGGCGATCAACCTTGGCGGCCTTGCCCTCATCCTCGCCGTCTGTGCGACAATGGTGCAGGTGACGGGTGCCTTCTCCCCCCGCCCGCCGCTCGATTTCGGCAGCTTCACGCTCAATCCGCACGTGCTGCAATGGAGCGTGATGGCCTTCGGCGCCTTCGTGGTGCTGAACCTGTTCCAGAGCTTCAAGCTGACCGACAAGCCGACCTATCACGTCGCGCTCAATCCCTCGCTGATCCTGCTGATGGTGGTGGGCGGGCTGCAAACCGCGATCAATTACGGCATCATGGGCTTCACCCCCTCGCTGCTGATCCGCAAGTTCGAACTGACCACAGCGGAAGCGGGCGTGCAGTTCGGCCTGCTCTCCGCTCTGCTCGCCACGATCGGTGCGCTGGTTGCAGGGCCGCTGACCGACCTGCTCGGCAAGAAGCTGGGCGGGCGCGGAATGATCTGGCTGGTGCTGCTCTCGCTCGGCCTCTCGCCGTTCGCCGGGCTGTGGACCTTCAGCGCCGAAACGACCGGCGAGTTTTACACGCGCTACGTCGTCTACAGCCTGATCCTGACACTGTGGCTGCCGCCGACCTACACGCTGATCCTAGGGCTGGTGCTGCCACGGATGCGCGGGATCATGTTCTCGACCTATCTCATCATCATGACGCTGCTCGGCCAGGGGCTTGGTCCGTACGTCGTAGGCATCGTATCAGACCGGAACGGCGGCGATCTGGCGCGGGCGATCATGGCGATCAACTGGGTCGCGCCGGTTATCGCGCTGCTGCTGGTGGTGGTGATGCTGCGCTACAAGAAAGACGAGGCGAGCGTGATCGACCGCGCGCGGCGCGGCGGGGAAGAGCTATGA
- a CDS encoding nuclear transport factor 2 family protein, with protein sequence MSEDRIAALEAKLAALETRLIVREDELDVKKLQYLYGYLIDKCMYDQVVDLFTDDGEVRFFGGVWKGKAGVARLYIDRFRKRFTHNTNGPIDGFLLDHPQIQTIIDIDPDGVTARLRGRSTMQAGRHVDYQGEQPWEKVRQWWEGGLYENTYKKGADGKWRIHVLNYFPHWHADFEKGWAYTEAEYVPFPKVLYPEDPSGPDALIDDHWLWPTHKLLPFHMKHPITGEEMLADRWEGDVARAAAKG encoded by the coding sequence GCGCTGGAGGCGAAGCTCGCCGCGCTGGAAACCCGCCTGATCGTCCGCGAGGACGAGCTGGACGTGAAGAAGCTGCAATATCTCTACGGCTACCTGATCGACAAATGCATGTACGACCAGGTGGTGGACCTGTTCACCGATGACGGCGAAGTGCGCTTCTTCGGCGGGGTCTGGAAGGGCAAGGCCGGTGTCGCGCGGCTCTACATCGATCGCTTCCGCAAGCGCTTCACCCACAACACCAACGGCCCGATTGACGGTTTCCTGCTCGATCACCCGCAGATCCAGACGATCATCGATATCGATCCTGACGGCGTCACCGCGCGGCTGCGCGGGCGTTCGACGATGCAAGCTGGTCGCCATGTCGATTACCAGGGCGAGCAGCCGTGGGAAAAGGTGCGCCAATGGTGGGAAGGCGGCCTCTACGAGAATACCTACAAGAAGGGCGCGGACGGCAAGTGGCGCATCCACGTGCTCAATTACTTCCCCCACTGGCACGCCGATTTCGAGAAGGGCTGGGCCTATACCGAGGCGGAATATGTGCCCTTCCCGAAGGTGCTCTACCCCGAAGATCCGAGCGGGCCGGACGCCTTGATCGACGATCACTGGCTGTGGCCGACGCACAAGCTGCTGCCCTTCCACATGAAGCACCCGATCACGGGTGAGGAAATGCTGGCGGATCGCTGGGAAGGCGATGTGGCGCGCGCGGCGGCGAAAGGCTAA
- a CDS encoding NAD-dependent succinate-semialdehyde dehydrogenase — translation MTQYPTLHMSIDGEQVTGGGRRTHAVVNPATGATLGELPLADADDLDRALDVAQKGFARWRHSTPQERSAVLQGAARLILERSDDLARIATMEQGKPFAEAKMEVGMVVGWFNFAAGETSRLYGRELVRPVGQRATVRWEPVGPVAAFAPWNFPLGNPGRKLGAAIAAGCSIILKSAEETPASALGVLQALLDAGLPQGVAQAVFGVPDEVSRHLLGSPVIRKLSFTGSTVVGKHLAKLAADNMIRTTMELGGHGPVLVFDDIDVDRVLATAAPGKTRNAGQVCVSPTRFIVQEDVFERFRDGMAERLAATKIGDGLADGTQMGPMANPRRPDAMEKFVADARAKGATVNTGGERIGNQGYYFQPTVLSEVPLDAQVMNEEPFGPMALVNPYRTEADMIAEANRLPYGLAAYAWTDNAQRQRRLAAELEAGMIGINSHVVGGADAPFGGVQWSGHGSEDGPEGVRACMVVKTVHEA, via the coding sequence ATGACCCAGTACCCCACCCTCCACATGAGCATCGACGGCGAGCAGGTCACCGGCGGCGGTCGGCGCACCCATGCGGTGGTCAATCCCGCCACCGGCGCGACGCTGGGCGAATTGCCGCTGGCCGATGCCGACGATCTCGACCGGGCGCTGGACGTGGCGCAGAAGGGATTCGCGAGGTGGCGCCATTCCACCCCGCAGGAACGCTCCGCCGTGTTGCAGGGGGCCGCGCGGCTGATCCTCGAACGCAGCGACGATCTGGCGCGCATTGCGACGATGGAGCAAGGCAAGCCCTTCGCCGAAGCGAAGATGGAAGTCGGGATGGTGGTCGGCTGGTTCAACTTCGCCGCCGGGGAAACTTCGCGCCTCTATGGCCGCGAACTGGTGCGCCCGGTGGGCCAGCGGGCGACCGTGCGGTGGGAGCCGGTCGGTCCGGTCGCCGCCTTCGCGCCGTGGAACTTCCCGCTCGGCAATCCGGGGCGCAAGCTCGGCGCGGCAATTGCGGCGGGCTGTTCGATCATCCTCAAGAGCGCGGAGGAAACTCCTGCCAGCGCGCTCGGCGTGTTGCAGGCATTGCTCGATGCGGGCCTGCCGCAAGGCGTGGCGCAGGCGGTGTTCGGCGTGCCCGACGAAGTGAGCCGCCACCTGCTCGGCTCGCCGGTGATCCGCAAGCTCTCCTTCACCGGCTCCACCGTGGTCGGCAAGCACCTCGCCAAGCTGGCGGCGGACAACATGATCCGCACCACGATGGAACTGGGCGGCCACGGGCCGGTGCTGGTGTTCGACGATATCGACGTGGACCGCGTGCTCGCCACCGCTGCACCGGGCAAGACCCGCAACGCCGGGCAGGTCTGCGTTTCACCCACCCGCTTCATCGTACAGGAAGACGTGTTCGAACGCTTCCGCGACGGGATGGCCGAGCGGCTCGCGGCGACGAAGATCGGTGACGGGCTGGCGGACGGCACGCAGATGGGCCCGATGGCCAATCCGCGCCGCCCCGATGCGATGGAGAAATTCGTCGCCGATGCGCGCGCCAAGGGCGCGACGGTCAACACCGGCGGCGAGCGGATCGGCAATCAGGGCTATTACTTCCAGCCCACCGTGCTGAGCGAAGTGCCTCTGGACGCGCAGGTGATGAACGAGGAACCGTTCGGCCCGATGGCGCTCGTCAATCCCTACCGCACCGAGGCGGACATGATCGCCGAAGCCAACCGCCTGCCCTATGGCCTCGCCGCCTATGCCTGGACCGACAATGCCCAGCGCCAGCGTCGCCTGGCAGCCGAGCTTGAGGCGGGCATGATCGGCATCAACAGCCACGTGGTCGGCGGTGCCGATGCGCCGTTTGGCGGGGTGCAATGGTCCGGCCACGGCAGCGAGGACGGACCGGAAGGCGTGCGCGCCTGCATGGTGGTGAAGACCGTGCACGAGGCCTAG
- a CDS encoding FAD-binding oxidoreductase encodes MDAITSRTTITSAALAAMEAALGSEHVLTTREAMADHGDPMGPQTDWYRPGAVLMPGSVEEVQAVLRIANEHGTPIWTSSQGRNKGYGGGAPRVSESFTMSLRRMNRVLEVDEDNCMALVEPGVRFFDLYDHLKATGSKLWMSCPDLGGGSIIGNALEHGVGYTPLGDHWGQHCGLEVVLPDGEILRTGMGGMRNPTNWLVYPHSAGPSWDGIFTQSNFGVVTKMGVALMHAPEVYCPGWFMLDNEEHYGTFLEVLRPLMIDGTISNQPMIINAVCAASAFAERKEWYQGADSIPEEVIDKIAAQPGFGRWVMRFAVQGDAPVVAHNRAKIERALTSIPGGSVMFEEYDGHNLPEMHNPHHVVQAGIPSMALDQMTKWYGGEEGGHIGFSCAMPIAGQHGVAIRDLARCVLNERGLDYGAAIIVGKRSMIHVALIVFDTKNEAQTREAYAATKAMLGPAAELGYGEYRSHLDFMDEVASLYDFNDSIQRRFAEKIKDCVDPNGILSPGKQGIWPAHMRSDT; translated from the coding sequence ATGGACGCGATCACTTCGAGAACCACGATCACCAGTGCCGCGCTGGCGGCGATGGAAGCGGCACTGGGCAGCGAACACGTGCTGACTACGCGCGAAGCGATGGCCGATCACGGCGATCCAATGGGTCCGCAAACCGACTGGTACCGCCCCGGCGCGGTGCTGATGCCCGGCAGCGTCGAGGAAGTGCAGGCCGTCCTCCGCATCGCCAACGAGCACGGCACTCCGATCTGGACCAGCAGCCAGGGCCGCAACAAGGGCTACGGAGGCGGCGCGCCGCGGGTGTCTGAAAGCTTCACCATGTCGCTGCGGCGGATGAACCGCGTGCTCGAAGTGGACGAGGACAATTGCATGGCGCTGGTCGAGCCCGGCGTACGCTTTTTCGATCTTTACGATCACCTCAAGGCGACCGGATCGAAGCTGTGGATGTCTTGCCCCGACCTTGGCGGCGGATCGATCATCGGCAACGCGCTCGAACACGGCGTCGGCTATACCCCGCTGGGCGATCACTGGGGCCAGCATTGCGGCCTGGAAGTGGTGCTGCCCGATGGCGAGATCCTGCGCACCGGCATGGGCGGGATGCGCAACCCGACCAACTGGCTGGTCTATCCGCATTCGGCGGGGCCGAGCTGGGACGGGATTTTCACCCAGTCCAATTTCGGCGTGGTCACCAAGATGGGCGTGGCGCTGATGCACGCGCCCGAAGTCTATTGCCCCGGCTGGTTCATGCTCGACAACGAAGAGCATTACGGCACTTTCCTCGAAGTGCTGCGCCCGCTGATGATCGACGGGACGATCTCCAACCAGCCGATGATCATCAATGCGGTCTGCGCCGCCAGCGCCTTTGCCGAGCGCAAGGAGTGGTACCAGGGCGCGGATTCCATCCCCGAAGAAGTGATCGACAAGATCGCCGCCCAGCCGGGTTTCGGGCGCTGGGTGATGCGCTTTGCGGTGCAGGGCGATGCCCCGGTGGTGGCGCACAACCGCGCCAAGATCGAACGTGCGCTGACGTCGATCCCCGGCGGCTCGGTAATGTTCGAGGAATATGACGGCCACAACCTGCCCGAAATGCACAACCCGCACCACGTGGTGCAGGCGGGGATCCCGTCGATGGCGCTCGATCAGATGACAAAATGGTACGGCGGCGAGGAAGGCGGACACATCGGCTTTTCCTGCGCCATGCCGATTGCCGGCCAGCATGGCGTGGCGATCCGCGATCTCGCTCGCTGCGTGCTCAACGAGCGCGGGCTGGATTATGGCGCGGCGATCATCGTCGGCAAACGCTCCATGATCCACGTTGCGCTGATCGTGTTCGACACCAAGAACGAGGCGCAGACCCGCGAGGCCTATGCCGCGACCAAGGCGATGCTCGGCCCGGCGGCGGAATTGGGCTACGGCGAATACCGCAGCCACCTCGACTTCATGGACGAAGTCGCCTCGCTCTATGATTTCAACGACAGCATCCAGCGCCGCTTCGCCGAGAAGATCAAGGACTGCGTGGACCCGAACGGCATATTGTCGCCGGGCAAACAGGGCATTTGGCCTGCACATATGCGGAGTGACACATGA
- a CDS encoding amidohydrolase yields MTTELKTGGQYGYLRIATEEAFATQEQLDAILRLVKEGRADKGTVSLWGFYGTSPSERTTFIRERLLDIGELRIQAMDESGIDKAVLALTSPGVQSLFDLDEAKGIVTRANDRLKDACERYPTRFHGMTAVCPQDPEWSAAELRRGKEELGFVGVQVNSHTQGHYLDEPQFDPILRTCADLDIPLYIHPQGPPDAMIGGMVEAGLEGAIFGFAVETSYHALRMLTTGVFDRYPSLKLVLGHGCEGLPFWIDRFNYMFNAGLRSGRYERLKPLQHSLHHYLRTNVWGTNSGLPSPASIRLMMDVMGEDRVLYAMDYPYQFVTDEVRLLDAMDMPQERKMKFFQSNAEKLFGI; encoded by the coding sequence ATGACGACCGAACTCAAAACCGGTGGCCAGTACGGCTATCTGCGGATCGCCACCGAAGAAGCCTTTGCCACGCAGGAGCAGCTCGATGCCATCCTGCGGCTGGTGAAGGAAGGCCGCGCGGACAAGGGCACCGTCAGCCTGTGGGGCTTTTACGGCACCAGCCCCAGTGAACGCACCACATTCATCCGCGAGCGGCTGCTCGATATTGGCGAACTGCGCATCCAGGCGATGGACGAAAGCGGGATCGACAAGGCGGTGCTGGCGCTCACCAGCCCGGGCGTGCAGTCGCTGTTCGATCTGGACGAGGCGAAGGGCATCGTCACTCGCGCCAACGATCGGCTCAAGGACGCCTGCGAGCGTTATCCCACCCGCTTCCACGGCATGACCGCGGTGTGCCCGCAGGACCCCGAATGGTCGGCAGCGGAATTGCGGCGCGGGAAGGAGGAGCTGGGATTTGTCGGCGTGCAGGTGAACAGCCACACGCAGGGGCATTATCTCGACGAGCCGCAGTTCGATCCGATCCTGCGCACCTGCGCCGATCTCGACATACCGCTCTACATCCACCCGCAGGGCCCGCCGGACGCGATGATCGGCGGCATGGTGGAAGCCGGGCTGGAGGGCGCGATTTTCGGCTTTGCGGTGGAGACCAGCTACCACGCGCTGCGGATGCTGACGACGGGCGTGTTCGACCGCTATCCTTCGCTCAAGCTGGTGCTCGGCCACGGCTGCGAGGGGCTGCCGTTCTGGATCGACCGCTTCAATTACATGTTCAACGCCGGATTACGTTCGGGGCGGTACGAGCGGCTCAAGCCGCTCCAGCACAGCCTGCACCATTACCTGCGCACCAATGTCTGGGGCACCAATTCGGGCCTCCCCTCCCCCGCCTCGATCCGGCTGATGATGGACGTGATGGGCGAAGACCGCGTGCTCTACGCGATGGACTACCCCTATCAATTCGTGACCGATGAGGTACGCCTGCTCGACGCGATGGACATGCCGCAGGAGCGGAAGATGAAGTTTTTCCAGAGCAATGCGGAGAAGCTGTTTGGAATATGA